The Terriglobales bacterium DNA segment AGTTCCGGGCAGAACTGGCCTCATTTCTTCTATAGCTCTATAGCTCAGCGCGCAGGGCGATGCCGCGGCCACAGGCAGATTATATAGTTAACATAATATCTGTTATCGGACGTTAGTAGTCCTCGACGCTGGGCCTGGGTCCACCCCCAGCACCACCCGCGGATGGAACAACGTCCCTGCTACCCGGGTGGCTATGGCCACCAGCTCCCCCTGCCCTCGAAAGACCTTCACCTGCCTGGCGCCGGACATCTCCGGCAGGTTGACTGCGGTCCCGCTGCAGACCTTCCCCAGGCTCTCCTCCGGCGCCGTGACCGCCGGCAGGGCCGGCAGCAGACGCCGCGGGTGGACCATGACCTCCCCCGCCGTCCCGCTCTTAACCGCCGCCTCTACCTCTTCTAGCGTCCTGGCATCTGCCAGGGCGAACTCCGCCACTGCCGTCCTCCGAAGGCTGGCCAGGTGGCCGCCCGTCCCCATCGCCTTGCCCAGGTCGTGGGCGATGGACCGCAGGTACGTCCCTGAGGCCACTCGTGCCCGGAATGGCGCCCGCTCCCCCTCCAGCCCCAGGATCTCGAACTCCAGCACCTCGACCGTCACCGCCTTGAGCGCGACCTCTTGCTTCTTGCGGGCCAGCTTGTAGGCCGGCACACCCTGGATCTTCTTGGCCGAGAACGGCGGCGGCATCTGTTCGATCCGTCCCTGGAACTGCCCTGCCGTGGCCCGCAGCTGCTCCAGGGAGAACTCGACCGGCACTGCCGGCCCTGTGGCATCTCCCTCGGCGTCGTAGGTATCGGTGGCGAAGCCGAAGCGGATCTCGCCTTCATAGCTCTTCTGGCAGCCCACGTAGAACTGCGCCAGCCGGGTCATGCGCCCCAGCACCATCGGCAGGACTCCGGTGGCCATGGGGTCGAGCGTGCCCAGGTGTCCCACGGCGCGCTCGTTCATCAGGCGGCGCACGCGCTGCACCACGTCGTGCGAGGTCAGGCCCGCCGGTTTGTCCATCACCAGGACTCCGTTCATCGGCTTCCGCTCTGTGTTATTTTGGAGAGGCTCACCCGGTTCCGCTCCCGCAATCGGCCCAGCATATGATTCCCCTTCGCGACGACGCGCCGCGTTTCTCTACTCCCTACGTCACCTATTTCCTGATTGCCCTCAATGCTGTGGTTTTTCTCTTCGAACTGCTGCTCGAACCGTCGGCGCGCTTGGAGTTCTTCTTTCAGTTCGGCGTCGTTCCCGCGCACGTGAACGGGTTGCTGCACGGCCAGCCTGGCATCACCGCCGAAGTCGCGCTCCTGCCCATATTCACTTCCATGTTCCTGCACGCCTCCTGGCTGCACATCATCGCCAACATGTGGGCCCTCTGGATCTTCGGCGACAACATCGAAGACTACCTCGGTCCCTTCCGCTACCTCCTGTTCTACCTGGTCACCGGGATCGCCGCCAACGGCGTGCATACCCTGGTCAATCCCGGCTCGGACGTGCCCACGGTTGGCGCCAGCGGGGCCATCGCCGGCGTGATGGGAGCATATTTCCTCCTCTACCCATCGGCGCGGGTGCTGACCCTGGTTCCCTTCCTTTTTGTGTTCTTCACCTGGCTGCCGGCGTGGGTGGTTCTGGGGTACTGGTTCCTGGTGCAGTTCCTGAGCGGCGCCGCCACCAGCATCTCCTCGGCCGGCCAAAGCTCGGGCGGCATCGCCTTCTGGTCCCACGTGGGCGGATTCCTGGCGGGCGTCGCCCTCATCAAGCTCTTGCCCAAGCAGCCGCAGCGTTATCGCTACCCGGACTGGTAGGCTCGGGCGCCTACTTCCCCGCCTCTTCCATTTGCTCCATGCGCCGGCGCAGGCTGGTGCGCAGTTCCTCGGGCGCTGAGGCGTTGCAGGCCACCAGTAGCCAGAGCGGGCGTGCCGGATCGGCCGCCAGCATCTTCAGGGTCTTGGCATCGGCGTTGGGATGCCGGGCGACGTTCTCCTTGACCGCGTCATAGGAGTGCCGGGCCAGCAGCACCAGCACTGACGACGGCGTATTGGGGTTCTCGGCGAGGTTGCGCAACAGCAGGTAGTCGTCGGCCGAGGCCTCGCGCGCCATCTTCGCCAGCTCGTCAGCCGAAAGGTTGCGGTCGCGGGCCCGCTGCACGTGCTTGTCCCACTTGGAATGAAAGTGGTTGAGCTCCGCCGTGCGCTCCGCGATCATCGCCTGAAGTTGTTCCCTCTCCTGCTTGGTCTTGGCGGGGTCGTGCTTGAACTTCTCCAGCGACTGCAGCACAGCCCCCAGGTGCTGCCGCTCCCCGTAGATGATCTGGGAGGTGCGCTTGACCGCCTTGTAGTCGCCGGCGCTGTCGGATTTCCGCATGAGAGGGTTCTTCAGTTGCCCGGGAGTTGGGCC contains these protein-coding regions:
- the truB gene encoding tRNA pseudouridine(55) synthase TruB; translated protein: MNGVLVMDKPAGLTSHDVVQRVRRLMNERAVGHLGTLDPMATGVLPMVLGRMTRLAQFYVGCQKSYEGEIRFGFATDTYDAEGDATGPAVPVEFSLEQLRATAGQFQGRIEQMPPPFSAKKIQGVPAYKLARKKQEVALKAVTVEVLEFEILGLEGERAPFRARVASGTYLRSIAHDLGKAMGTGGHLASLRRTAVAEFALADARTLEEVEAAVKSGTAGEVMVHPRRLLPALPAVTAPEESLGKVCSGTAVNLPEMSGARQVKVFRGQGELVAIATRVAGTLFHPRVVLGVDPGPASRTTNVR
- a CDS encoding rhomboid family intramembrane serine protease, with translation MIPLRDDAPRFSTPYVTYFLIALNAVVFLFELLLEPSARLEFFFQFGVVPAHVNGLLHGQPGITAEVALLPIFTSMFLHASWLHIIANMWALWIFGDNIEDYLGPFRYLLFYLVTGIAANGVHTLVNPGSDVPTVGASGAIAGVMGAYFLLYPSARVLTLVPFLFVFFTWLPAWVVLGYWFLVQFLSGAATSISSAGQSSGGIAFWSHVGGFLAGVALIKLLPKQPQRYRYPDW